One Glycine soja cultivar W05 chromosome 7, ASM419377v2, whole genome shotgun sequence genomic window, CAGCAAACGCAGCGTTGCCGTCGATTCCCTCTGCGTTTTGGAGCTTCGTGTTGTCGTTTAACAGATCGGAGTTTTCCTCGCCATGACCGAAACCGAAGCTTTGGAGGATGCGAAGGAGGTGGTGGTGTTGGAGGAAGAAGAGTGCGCGGAGAAAATGGTGTACATGTGGGGATACCTTCCCGGAGCCTCGCCGGAGAAGTCTCCGATACTGTCTCCGGCGCCGGTGAATCTCTCCGATCGTTCACTCGCCGGAGATTCGTGGAAGGACGTGTGCGGCGGTGGTTGCGGATTCGCCATGGCCATCTCAGGTTGATTCCTCAGGCCGTTGACTCTATTTTGACTAAATTCATACAAAAAACTTAATCCACTTCAAAGATGTTCTAGATCTGAAACCGTTAGAACCAGATCCTcgaactttatttttttttcttaatccgGATTCATCTGTTAAAATCTGGAGaactgtttttttgttttcttttttgtgaaCTTTTGGTTAATTTGTGAGCCGATTTGTGATTTGTGATGTTTGCAGAGAAAGGGAAGCTCATAACGTGGGGTTCTGCGGACGATGAAGGGCAGAGCTACTTAATATCGGGGAAGCATGGGGTAATGCAGTTAGTGTTCTAATGTAGGGCTTGGTTTTGGTGTGAATTTGTTGTTGGAATTGATTTTGCAACTTGTTATGGATGCATGTGCTTTCTGAAGGAGATTCCAGGGCTTTATCAGCTTCCCACTGAGGCTTCAGTGGTGAAGGCTGCTGCTGGTTGGGCTCACTGTGCTTCAGTTAATGGTAAtgcttcttgttctttcttgaTTCAGTGGTTGTGTGAAGACGATGCTGTGTGATTGATTTCCTTGTTTAATAATGTGAAGGAGTTTACtggattttaatttgtttaggtataaattaaattaagatattggaaaaaatagtttttgtttACTATTATACTTCTGTGACCGATATCTTTAATTAGACTTATTAAGCTGAATGTGGCCTAAACCAAGCACATTGTTGTTGCTTATTATAGGATTTGGGTGTACCTTAAAAtgtgtaaactttttttttgtcgcACAAAATCCTTAAGTGTACTGTATTGATTAACtgattggtaattgattacagtgtAATTGACATTGTTCATTTGGCTCATTATCTGTATAGTTTTTTTGTAAGGGGTTAAACGAgaagaattttaataaatagtaaAAGCAATAGCATACACTTGTATAATAATGAAGTTGTCGAGACTTTGAGAGaaacaagaatgaaaaatagaatatttgaaattcttaagtTCCTAAGAGTGTGTTtagtttgcattttcattttctgttttcatttcttgttttcattttcaaaagattagaattctaaaaatatgtttggtttgacttcatgtttctgctttcaagaaataaaaacatggaAATGCcttttcaaaaggaaatttttagatttgtttaaagTTACATTCATTGCCACCGTGctttcattttatccaaaataaGGTTCCTGATTTTGACTGAAAACATTGTTTCCAGTTCTTGGttcgtttgagaaaatatttttactaaaaatgttttcaaaaattcatccaaacacatttccatcaccattttctatttttagtaaaaataaaaatagaaaacagtcAAACGAAACAcccctaatatttttttcatgattGATTAAGGTTACTGGGAACTCTGAAGCTAGGATGAGAgaaatggaaaatattttccgTTTTTCTACCCTGCTTTCCTACGCTTCAATGCCTGGTTTCTCCTTATTCATTAATAGAATATATGAAGAATGGCGTACTAGTACCACTAACTATGGGGGCTGAACACATTTGGTAGCCTGAGGCCTCTTATTAaacttcatgtatttttttattcaaatttagttttatttatttgtgaaacaaaattataaattaaacctttgtgtaatcaaaataatttgattattgaAATTGATTGTTTATAACGTATAATGCTACTTTGTCTAAGTGCTTCAATTGATTGAAATTACTTTTAAAGATATTGAGTTGTGTAGATAATAATTAACAGTTAACAATAAGATACAAGAGCTATGTAGATAAGACATATTCAGAAAGAAGTCAAagcagataaaaataaataaaaagtgagtgaatatttaaagtttaaaacaatCTTGTTggagttttaacttttaataacaTTGGGAATTGGGCATAGTGAAAGAGAATTTGTAGGCAAAGATAAACAAGGAATAAAAAGTTATGCTAGTTCATGATAGTTATTAAGCATTAGTTTACTTGTTTAataggaagtaaagataggatATAGCAAAGGAGTGTAATATAAGGTATTAAATCAGGAAATTGAGAATACAATATATGTGgcctctttttaattattttaactaatagatgtaattttgtaaatttattatcactaaaaacaatttttaaacattttgtaACAATCTAATTAGTATAATTTCCTAATAATGCTTATTAATTATAGGATGAAAGAATTTTTCTTCCCTTCAATGAGATCTGAAACtgaaatttatatatgaaaattacaGAAGCAGATGTATGGTATGAAAACAAAGTTTAAACAGTTTGTAAAGCATATATATGGAGACACTATATTTCAAATGATGTATATGGAATATTGTTAACAAGTTCAACGTGTCATTAAATGGAATATGGTTGAAAAGTTCATtgtgtcgttagatttttctacATTGGTCTTATAGGCtaccattttaaatttttaattaaagtctATTCTAAGTTAGCtgcaaaaattatgttttaggcAACAACGAAAATGGGCCATGCTTGGCCAATAATGTAATAAGAGACTAAATTTATTTAAGCCACATTTTGCATGCTTTTTGGTCCTTAACATCCCAATTTGTAAAGAGGAAGACTAATAgatggattattattattattattatatgggaaaggaaaaaataaactaCAAGGACTAGATtccaacattttaaaaatgtgaAACAAAATGAAGCTATATTTAGAGGGATCAAGaacatatttaaacttaattattatgACTTATTCAACTTGgcctttataataattataatatgttaAAGAACAACTAGAGTCACCTCATAGATTACCTGTGAAGCAACGGCCAATATATAACACCAGTGCTTTGCTAAGGAATATACCGTGTCTTGTACAGAAGAAGGTGAGGTATATGCCTGGGGCTGGAAAGAATGTGTGCCTTCTGGGAAAGTTATTACTGATTTCATCACTGTGGGAAGTTTCCAAAAGGATGTTGCCGGGAAACAAAGTTCATCAATACCTGAACAAGGTGCTAATCATCACTTTTGcatacaacaaaaataatttaacaaaaggaGAGTTTTCTGATTTCATTTCAGGGAGCTAATGGAATTTCAGACATTAAACAGGAAGCCCACAAAGCTCAAACACGAGCAGTGGATCAGATTCTCATCATGACAACAAGAAAGTGGGAGATGAAGTATTGAAGCGAAGGAAGATCACTTTTTCTAGACAGGATTCTGACAGCCAAGCATCTGGAGATGAATTCTTTACTGTGTCCCCTTCTCTTGTGACCCTTGCCAGTGGAGTGAAGATTACCTCTGTAGCAGTTGGAGGGCGGCATACCTTGGCACTGTCAGGTTCACTTTGTGTATATCTATAGTTTACTATAATGATTCTGAGAATCTAGGGATAGTTGCCTCTTGTGGTTACATTATATAGTTTTGTAGGTTCAATGAAGTATGAAGATAAGGAAGGTTTTTGATGTAAAGCAAGACACCTGATGCATCATATTTTTACCAAAGTTTTCAGATGTGGGACAGGTCTGGGGTTGGGGCTATGGAGGTGAAGGACAGCTAGGATTGGGTTCTCGAGTAAAGATGGTATCATCCCCTCATCTTATACCTTGTATTGAGTCTTCTGGAAAGGATAAATCATCAGCTTTTCATCAAGGAAGTGGTGCTGGAGCTCAAGGGTCAAATGTTACTGGAAGTTATGTGATGGACATTGCTTGTGGGGGTCGGCATAGTGTTGTGATAACAGGTCAGATTTCACTGCTGTCATTTAGTCTTGCAAAAGCATCTCTGAATGTCTATAAAATTGTATGTTTGTTGTACTACAAAGGCTAAGTTCAGTTTCAGAATTGTAATCAGTTACTAAATGTCAATATTCATTAATGTAGTTGAAAGAGATGCATATTTTAGTTAGTGATTAAGAACAGTCATaatttgtaacaatttttttaaaattctttttgtaGATGCTGGGGCGCTTCTTACATTCGGCTGGGGACTGTATGGCCAGGTGAGTTTGCTGTTAATggaattttttaatagtttccTATGTTGATCTTCTGCCTAGTTGAAaggcattttatttttgttgctaaGGATAAGATAGAGCTTGCACATGTTGAAAACTCTCACATTTTATTATGATGGATTCCTTAGGCCTGGGGACACACAACAAACAATGAGAGCTAATGTTAGGTTGTTATTTGGAAGTATATGGTTCGAGTACAATGTTAAATTAACTAGAGTTATTGCTGTGGTATCCGAATGTAGTGTTAAATGAGCATGGGTTTCCAAAGAGATATGGGAGAACTAATTTTATAAGCTTAAGCTTTTCTATTgtgggtaaggattgacatgtGATTTGGAAGGATTAAGAATCCAAGAGGATATACAAACTTGGCTTACTATTGCATAATTGGTTGGAGAGGTAAGAGGATGGATAATGGTAAAGTTTTTGGTTCTGATGGTATTCTTATTAACGTTTGGAAATGTGTAGAAGAACAGTGTATCATTTGTTTTACTGAgttatttaatgagattttaaATCTAAGAAAATGTCAAATGAGTGAAGGAGAAATACTTTGGTTCCTAATATTCATTTGTTACACTACAAAATTGTGAGgaaaaaaggtcatttaagagAAGAGACTGATATTGCGGGGAATCAATTTTGATTTATGCTAGGAAGGTTCACGACATAagctttttatcttttacttgggGTTGCTGTAaaggaaacaaaacaaagaaagagacCTACATAAAGTTTTTATTTACTGGGAGGAAGTATATAATCAAGTGCCTAGATAAGTGTTGTGGAAGGCtttgaaaaaaacaaaggtGTTCCCGTGAGTCATGACTAATAATTTAAGTTATAGTTGATATTTCATAAATCAACTACATTTAAatgtataacttttaaaaacaaaattaatacatgtcaaaattgtaaaattacatACCTATGAATGTTAAATGTTTCTAAATTTTGGTATGTGtgatcataaaataaatataattagattttattgtgtgtgtgtgtgtgggcgTGCGTGCGTGCGCGTGATAACTCACCTCAAAATCTAAAATACGAGGAGAGAATTAAGAGTAAAATAGGAACTAAATAAACATTGTATGCCATGTTTCATgaattattcaattaaatgcATGGTATACTGTAGTTTgttatgaaaatatttgtaataaaagaaattaacaatcTAGCATCTCGCATCTCATAAGCAACGGTGAATGGGTTTTGATTAAGTAGAGATAAAATCatggaaaaattgaaaaaaagtcATTTTGGAGGGGCGATGATCTAATTAGTATACAAGGTATACCTAATTTTATCCCAAGTTGTAGCTAGTATCATTAGTGTACAAGTATgcttgagaaaataaaataggatCGTGATATTTGGACACCTTTTAAATCTATTTCTCATGGACAAAGGGAGCAGATGACTGTCCCCTTCTCTGACCAAGAGATCAAAGAAGCTGTGTGGAGCTGTGGAGGTGATAAATGCCCTGGGTCAGATGGCCTTAActtcaattttatcaaaaaattttgGAATATCATGAATCCAGAGTTTAGAAGATTTGTGGATGAGTTCTATGCTCATGGCAGCTTTCCTAGAGGCAGCAATGCTTCCTTTGTggcattaattcctaaaatgaATCATCCTCAGTCCTTCAATGATTATAGGCCTATATCCTTGATAGGTTGTATGTATAAAGTGATAGCCAAGTTGCTGTCTAACTGATTGAGGTCTGTCATGGATGGGATAATTGATGAAAGGCAGTCAGCCTTCATTAAAGGAAGGCATATTCTCCATGGTATCTTGATCCTCAATGAGGTGGTTGAGGAAGCAAGGAGAAGTAAGAAACCAGTGATGATCTTCAAggtggattttgaaaaggcCTATGATTCAGTGTCTTGGTCTTTTTTGGATTACATGCTGTTTAGGTTGGGTTTTTGCACAAAATGGAGATCATGGATATCAGCTTGCCTCCAGTCAGCAACTATATCAGTTTTGATTAATGGTAGCCCTTTTAAGGAATTTATCCCTACAAGGAGTTTGAGACAAAGGGATCCTCTAGCTCCCTTGCTTTTCAATATTGTAGGTGAAGGTATTATTGGTATGATGAGACAAACAGTCCACAAAAACCTCTATAGAAGCTTCTTGgttggaaagaaaaaggaaccTACCAATATATTGTAGGAGAGGCTGTGTGGGAGAATATTCATGTTCTAAAGGCCTTACTAAGAGGATATGAATTAGTTTCTggtttaaagattaattttgctAAAAGTCAGTTTGGGATTATATAGGTGGTGGAGTCAATTGGGCTTTTGGAAGCAGCTAATATCCTGCACTGCAGACAGCTGGATTATCCTTTTCTCTATTTGGGTTTACCTATTGGGGCTAATCCTTCAAGCCAGCTGGTGTGGGAGCCTCTCATCACTAAATTCAAGTCTAAATTAGCCAAATGGGCTCTCAGAGAGATATATCCATGGCTGGGAAGATCACCCTTATAAATTCTGTCCTTAATGCCCTCCCAATTTATCTCCTCTCCTTTTTCAAAATACCTCAAAAGGTAGTCAAAAAGCTGATATCCCTCCAAAGGAATTTTCTGTGGGGTGGAGACAatgatcataaaaaaattccttGGGTGAAATGGGCTGATATTTGTTTGCCTAAGACTGATGGGGGTCTAGGGATAAAGGATATTTCTAAATTCAATGTAGCTTTGATGGGAAGATGGATTTGGGCTTTTGCATCTGATCAGCAACAGCTCTGggtcagaatttcaaaatgatagaGACAAAAGGGGATATTCCCACTGGTGGAGAGACATTAGAAATTTGTATCATCAGTCGGACTGCagtatttttaaagataacttgtcTTGGAAGGTTGGGTGTGGGGAAAGTATTAAATTCTGGACTGATAATTGGCTAGGGGAACAATACACTCTGCAGCAGAAATACAATCAGCTATTCCTGGTAAGTAGACAGCAAAAGGCTCATATCTCACATATGGGCCATTTTACTCATGATAGTTGGAGGGGGGACATGAGTTGGAGGAGGAACTTATTTGATCATGAAAGTCATTTAGCTGTGCAGTTTATGGAGGAAATCAGTTTTGTTCCTATTCAGAGACAGGAAAAAGATACTATGCTGTGATTGGCTGAATCTAATGGACAGTACACCACTAAGTCAGCTTATAGATTATGCATGAACACCAGCTCAGTAAATTCAGATGGCAAGATCTTTAAGTCAATCTGGCAGCTGAAAATTCCCCCTCGGGTAGTGATTTTCTGTTGGAGACTTCTTAAAAATAGACTCCCTACCAAGGACAACCTCTTAAGAAGAAATGCCATTATTCAGGAAGCTACCTGTTCCTTGTGTGGTTGTGTGCAGGAGGATGTGGGTCATCTGTTCTTCAACTGTAAGCTGACAAATGGCCTGTGGTGGGAATCTATGAGCTGGATCCGGGTAGTAGGTCCTCTTTCCATTAATCCTGTTAACCATTTCTCTCAATTCTGTGATGGTTTTGGGGCAAATGTGAACCATAGTACAAGATGTGGGTGGTGGATTGCCTTAACTAGCTCTATATGGCAGCATAGGAATCATTTGATTTTCCAAGGAAAACCTTTTGATCCCTATAAAGTCATGGACCATGCTATTTTTTTAGCTTGGTCATGGTTAAAGGCTAATGATAAAGATTTTAGTACTAGTTTCAACCACTGGTCTTCTAATATATCGAATTTCGTTGCTTAGTTGGGACTGGGCTTGTTGTTTTTTGCTGCTTAGGTTGGATGATTTTCTTGGAGGGTAGCACATCGGTGCCTTGTAATTTTAATCTctagtaccactggtactggtttacatattaataatatatatattttctgccttccaaaaaaaaaaaaattaacatatctCTTTCTATCACATCGCATCATTTATTATATCAATCGCTTGTCTCTCTCTTGGTGTCTTCATCAAGAGGTGTCCATTACTCTTTTCGAATAAAGTATCATGCTTTAGAGATTGTCGGTAAGTTTgtttgagatatttttttaaatgtctagGAAGCTTTGGTGAGaagcaaatattaattttagctTTCTTTAGTCCAAAAGGTACATTTCAAATATGTTGGAGAGGATCctaatttgtttcttataattgtCACCGCCATCACATCCAATCCAATCTGTGTTGAAGTGACCAATATGTGTCAGACATGACATGACCTCAATTTTGAATTCCTTCTCCTAATCTCACCCAATCCTTTTggtttttaatgtaataaactTACTTCTAGTCAACAAAAATTACCCAGAGGGAGGAgatcatattataattttagtacTCTTGTAGTTGTATAGCATTTAAGTGgcctatttcttaattttttataaagctTTAAGTGTCCTATCTGAAATTTCTTTACTTTGCATTTGAATTTCCTCTAGTGCGGACAAGGGAATAATGCTGATCAGCTAAGACCAACTCTAGTTCCTTCTTTATTGGGAACTAGAGTGGAAAAAATTGCTGCTGGACTTTGGCATACATTGTGTGTTTCTGTAAATGGTCAAATTTATGCATTTGGTGGGAATCAGTTTGGACAATTGGGTACCGGTAGTGACCAGCCCGAGGTATGTTTTCCTTAATTGTTAGATCTCTTTGTTTTCATTAGAACAATATCAGACACATGCTTTTAGAAGATTTTGGAAAAAATAGTGTTAGATAGGACCCATGTTACATAAACTCACAGTCTTATATAGAAACTGACATCAGTAGCTATTTACTTAAGGTTTCTGGACTTGATGTCATTATTTTAAGACAATGCATTGCTTTGTAGATTACTTTGTTTTCATTAGAACAATATTGAACACACAAATGCTTTTTGAAAGAAGCTTTTGGAACAAATAGTGTTAGATAGGACCCATGTTACATTAACTCACAGTCTTATATAGAAACTGACAGTAGTATCTATTTACTTAAGGTTTCTGGACTTGatgtcattattttaaaaaaaatgcattgctTTGTTGATTACTTCtgcaaagtaaaaatataaaatcagttCTCTGTGACAACACACCTCAAGGCTCAAGGTACCTGATTGGTGAACAACAAGCTAAGTACGAAATCCTATTCAACCTGGCAAGCCTTTCATATAGAAATTAGAAGGGCtccaaattataaaattttcataattcaTTACTGTACTTAACATTTGTACATGACTACACGTAGAAgctaataatttcttttaaaatcctaAACACAATCATATTACATTGGCTACCAGAACACAGTGAATTTCTGAACACCTATTACCTAACTAAAGGACATTATAGGCTAATCTACATACAATTATAGGATAACCACCTGCGGCTTTGTAGCTACAGACTATGGAACCAGGAACACATTAACCATCACAACACAAGTTAGAGACTACCAAGGTATATGTTTAGATAAACAGGTCCCAACAAACCTATCCGTTTGGTGAAGTATCTAAGCATATTGATCAGTTACACATATCTTAGACTTATATCTGAAGGAAAGGAAATGCACATATCCATGCTTCATAGATGATGATAAACTTGAATATTAATTcacaaatgtaaaataaaataatttcaatttggcAGTGGAAGTTGTTATTTAGTCATCATACttgcataaaatatattttgagatgAAATAATCAATATGCTTAACAAATATTTTGACAAGATAGATATAAATGAGAGCTATATTAGGAGGCAACCTCAAGGAACTGCCTGTTCTTTAGATATCACAAAAGAACTCACTAAAATTTATGTGCTTTTCCTTGAGCCTACAActttctttaattatccacTATTATTAACTTGTTGCTATTTCCTTAAAATATAAAGCTACGCACTAGGCATTATGactttaaaatacaaattccATTAATAAATAGAATAAGTGAATAACTacacaaacaattaaaaaaaatcaagtaaacggtttaacaaaattttagggaTAAATCTAACAATGGGTAAATAGATAAGTAaaattccccaattaaaaaatgatatattaagaATCCCCCGTAGCTGGCTGTCTATA contains:
- the LOC114418964 gene encoding ultraviolet-B receptor UVR8-like isoform X2 produces the protein MTETEALEDAKEVVVLEEEECAEKMVYMWGYLPGASPEKSPILSPAPVNLSDRSLAGDSWKDVCGGGCGFAMAISEKGKLITWGSADDEGQSYLISGKHGEIPGLYQLPTEASVVKAAAGWAHCASVNEEGEVYAWGWKECVPSGKVITDFITVGSFQKDVAGKQSSSIPEQGSPQSSNTSSGSDSHHDNKKVGDEVLKRRKITFSRQDSDSQASGDEFFTVSPSLVTLASGVKITSVAVGGRHTLALSDVGQVWGWGYGGEGQLGLGSRVKMVSSPHLIPCIESSGKDKSSAFHQGSGAGAQGSNVTGSYVMDIACGGRHSVVITDAGALLTFGWGLYGQCGQGNNADQLRPTLVPSLLGTRVEKIAAGLWHTLCVSVNGQIYAFGGNQFGQLGTGSDQPEMMVTYSLGGGTNMVSLVWEILWTETFLVKFLLLVAGQEMLPVAGGIHC
- the LOC114418964 gene encoding ultraviolet-B receptor UVR8-like isoform X1, whose amino-acid sequence is MTETEALEDAKEVVVLEEEECAEKMVYMWGYLPGASPEKSPILSPAPVNLSDRSLAGDSWKDVCGGGCGFAMAISEKGKLITWGSADDEGQSYLISGKHGEIPGLYQLPTEASVVKAAAGWAHCASVNEEGEVYAWGWKECVPSGKVITDFITVGSFQKDVAGKQSSSIPEQGSPQSSNTSSGSDSHHDNKKVGDEVLKRRKITFSRQDSDSQASGDEFFTVSPSLVTLASGVKITSVAVGGRHTLALSDVGQVWGWGYGGEGQLGLGSRVKMVSSPHLIPCIESSGKDKSSAFHQGSGAGAQGSNVTGSYVMDIACGGRHSVVITDAGALLTFGWGLYGQCGQGNNADQLRPTLVPSLLGTRVEKIAAGLWHTLCVSVNGQIYAFGGNQFGQLGTGSDQPETSPRQLDASRFENKHSSIVSCGARHSALLTDDGHLFTWGWNKYGQLGLGDSVDRNIPGQVSIAGCRPRNVACGWWHTLLMGDKTV